Proteins encoded in a region of the Luteimonas viscosa genome:
- a CDS encoding type II toxin-antitoxin system RatA family toxin: MPTIERSALVEHSVNRMFALVNDIAAYPRRFEWCEHAEVLEAGDARVLARLELGIGGFRTWFTTENTLSPPHHIDMDLHDGPFRRLRGRWQFHALDEAACKVSLSLDFEPQSSLMLPVLSLGLRGLADRMVDDFVRVADTEA, from the coding sequence ATGCCCACGATCGAACGCAGCGCGCTGGTGGAACACTCCGTGAACCGGATGTTCGCCCTGGTGAACGACATCGCCGCCTATCCCCGCCGCTTCGAATGGTGCGAGCACGCCGAGGTGCTGGAGGCGGGGGACGCGCGGGTCCTCGCCAGGCTCGAACTCGGGATCGGCGGCTTCCGGACCTGGTTCACCACCGAGAACACGCTCTCGCCGCCGCACCACATCGACATGGACCTGCACGACGGGCCGTTCAGGCGGTTGCGGGGACGCTGGCAGTTCCACGCGCTGGACGAGGCCGCGTGCAAGGTCTCGCTGTCGCTCGACTTCGAGCCGCAGAGCAGCCTGATGCTGCCGGTGCTGTCGCTGGGGCTGCGCGGGCTGGCCGACCGCATGGTCGACGACTTCGTGCGCGTGGCCGACACCGAGGCCTGA
- a CDS encoding CHASE domain-containing protein has protein sequence MSRSPSGEARADRSRPSLRRGYVLAVVVLVGSLLMVWLYAREAGAREQRARQAEFAAQSGEIAMLLRQRLLHYELALRGGVSLYWSVSRPTHRQWRDYVGGLDIERQFHGLLGLGYVPYLRRSDLEALQLAMREEGQGLFQIRPHGVREVYGPVLMLEPQTIGNRSVLGYDMFSEATRHHAMADARDTGEVRLTAPVNLIQRGGDGRRNGLLMYAPVYANGIQPGNPLARRTAISGWVYAPFHARTFIDSALEPFGAGQVVRIVDIGDGEGRETLIHEDAGFTDGANPDSLRHSETFDLYGRRWRIDFQSQPAPAGAEGRPSNIQAIIVAGVIMSLLLFAVVLALAHTQSRAERLADAMSESYRRSEQRFRNAMLYSGSGIALLDGAGRIVEANPALARTLGATPESLPGTAFAAQFVDPIADAVLAGGHAEPLTLQLRRNDGDIRLVQLVHSPVPGDVGSDVAALVQVDDVTDRLRAEREVRMLNRTLEARVEQRTRELTLANHELESFAYSVSHDLRAPLRTVEGFSRLLGERFGGSIGADGIDYLARVRNAANRMDELIDALLKISRIAREPLRRTDVDLSGLAGECLAELQQSDPSRRVETVVEPGLEAGGDVALLRNLLQNLLGNAWKFTGGTEHARIEFGRAAGDGAMPGMVEFFVRDNGAGFDPAYASKLFRPFQRLHGADEFEGHGIGLATVKRIVERHGGTIRAEGAVGRGATFRFTLPARAEAANAEG, from the coding sequence ATGTCGCGTAGTCCGTCCGGGGAGGCCAGGGCCGATCGCAGCCGTCCGTCGCTGCGCCGCGGCTACGTGCTGGCGGTGGTGGTGCTGGTCGGCTCGCTGCTGATGGTCTGGCTGTACGCGCGCGAGGCCGGCGCGCGCGAGCAGCGTGCGCGGCAGGCCGAATTCGCCGCCCAGAGCGGCGAGATCGCGATGCTGCTGCGCCAGCGCCTGCTGCATTACGAACTCGCCCTGCGTGGCGGCGTGTCGCTGTACTGGTCGGTGTCGCGCCCCACCCATCGCCAGTGGCGCGACTACGTCGGTGGTCTCGACATCGAGCGCCAGTTCCACGGCCTGCTCGGACTGGGCTACGTGCCCTACCTGCGGCGGTCGGACCTGGAGGCGCTGCAACTGGCCATGCGCGAGGAGGGACAGGGGCTGTTCCAGATCCGGCCGCACGGCGTACGCGAGGTCTACGGCCCGGTACTGATGCTCGAGCCGCAGACCATCGGCAACCGCAGCGTGTTGGGCTACGACATGTTCTCGGAGGCGACCCGCCACCACGCGATGGCGGATGCGCGAGACACCGGCGAAGTACGCCTGACGGCCCCGGTCAACCTGATCCAGCGCGGCGGCGACGGTCGCCGCAACGGCCTGCTGATGTACGCCCCGGTCTATGCCAACGGGATCCAGCCGGGCAACCCGCTGGCCAGGCGCACGGCCATTTCCGGATGGGTGTACGCGCCGTTCCATGCCCGCACCTTCATCGACAGCGCGCTCGAGCCGTTCGGTGCAGGCCAGGTCGTGCGCATCGTCGACATCGGCGATGGCGAGGGGCGGGAGACACTGATCCACGAGGACGCCGGGTTCACCGACGGAGCGAACCCGGACAGCCTGCGTCACAGCGAAACCTTCGACCTGTACGGCCGGCGCTGGCGCATCGATTTCCAGTCGCAGCCAGCGCCGGCGGGAGCCGAGGGCCGCCCGTCGAACATCCAGGCGATCATCGTCGCCGGCGTGATCATGTCGCTGCTGCTGTTCGCGGTGGTGCTGGCGCTGGCGCACACCCAGTCGCGGGCCGAGCGCCTGGCCGATGCCATGAGCGAATCGTACCGGCGCAGCGAGCAGCGTTTCCGCAATGCGATGCTCTACTCGGGCAGCGGCATCGCGCTGCTGGACGGCGCAGGCCGCATCGTCGAGGCGAACCCGGCCCTGGCGCGCACCCTCGGCGCCACGCCGGAGAGCCTGCCCGGTACGGCGTTCGCGGCGCAGTTCGTCGATCCGATCGCCGACGCCGTACTCGCGGGCGGGCACGCCGAGCCATTGACCCTGCAGCTGCGCCGCAACGACGGCGATATCCGCCTCGTGCAACTGGTGCATTCGCCGGTGCCGGGCGATGTCGGCAGCGACGTCGCCGCCCTGGTGCAGGTGGACGACGTTACCGATCGCCTGCGCGCGGAGCGCGAGGTGCGCATGCTCAACCGCACGCTGGAGGCGCGGGTGGAGCAACGCACGCGGGAACTGACCCTGGCCAACCACGAGCTGGAGTCGTTCGCCTACAGCGTCTCGCACGACCTGCGCGCGCCGCTACGGACCGTGGAGGGCTTCAGCCGGCTGCTCGGAGAACGGTTCGGCGGCTCGATCGGCGCGGACGGGATCGATTATCTGGCGCGGGTGCGCAATGCCGCCAACCGCATGGACGAGCTGATCGATGCGCTGCTGAAGATATCGCGTATCGCGCGCGAGCCGCTGCGGCGCACCGACGTGGACCTCAGTGGCCTGGCCGGCGAATGCCTTGCCGAACTGCAGCAGTCCGATCCGTCGCGACGGGTCGAGACGGTGGTCGAACCCGGGCTCGAGGCCGGCGGCGACGTGGCGCTGCTTCGCAACCTGCTGCAGAACCTGCTGGGCAACGCCTGGAAGTTCACCGGCGGGACGGAACATGCGCGCATCGAATTCGGCCGCGCTGCCGGGGACGGGGCCATGCCGGGCATGGTGGAGTTCTTCGTTCGGGACAACGGCGCGGGTTTCGACCCGGCCTATGCGTCGAAGCTGTTCCGGCCGTTCCAGCGGCTGCATGGCGCCGACGAGTTTGAAGGCCATGGCATCGGCCTGGCCACGGTGAAGCGGATCGTCGAACGCCATGGCGGCACGATCCGCGCCGAGGGGGCGGTGGGGCGGGGCGCGACGTTCCGGTTCACGTTGCCGGCGCGGGCCGAGGCGGCGAACGCGGAAGGCTGA
- the grpE gene encoding nucleotide exchange factor GrpE, whose amino-acid sequence MTTEPMQDAATAAEEEHGAEGRIQALEAELEQLRAQSLLDRADIENQRKRLERDVRNACRFANKQLLGELLPVFDSLEAALNTAPAEDPLRDGVVLTLRELTRVCENAGLVEVAPAPGDGFDPDRHQAMSAVETADVAPGAVVQVFQKGYILNEQLLRPALVAVAKHD is encoded by the coding sequence ATGACCACCGAACCCATGCAGGACGCCGCCACCGCGGCCGAGGAAGAACACGGCGCCGAAGGCCGGATCCAGGCCCTCGAGGCCGAACTTGAACAGCTTCGCGCGCAGTCGCTGCTCGACCGCGCCGACATCGAGAACCAGCGCAAGCGCCTCGAGCGCGACGTGCGCAACGCCTGCCGCTTCGCCAACAAGCAGTTGCTGGGCGAACTGCTGCCGGTGTTCGACAGCCTCGAGGCCGCGCTCAACACCGCCCCCGCCGAGGACCCGCTGCGCGACGGGGTGGTGCTGACCCTGCGCGAACTCACGCGGGTCTGCGAGAACGCCGGCCTGGTCGAGGTCGCCCCGGCGCCCGGCGACGGTTTCGATCCCGACCGCCACCAGGCGATGAGTGCGGTCGAGACCGCGGACGTGGCCCCGGGGGCGGTCGTCCAGGTGTTCCAGAAGGGCTACATCCTCAACGAACAGCTGCTGCGCCCGGCGCTCGTCGCCGTGGCCAAGCACGACTGA
- the dnaK gene encoding molecular chaperone DnaK, giving the protein MAKIIGIDLGTTNSCVAIMDGGKAKVIENSEGDRTTPSIVAYTKDGEVLVGASAKRQAVTNPKNTFYAVKRLIGRKFGDAEVKKDLDLVPYAIIEHDNGDAWVATSDGRKLSAQEVSARILEKMKKTAEDYLGEKVTEAVITVPAYFNDSQRQATKDAGRIAGLDVKRIINEPTAAALAYGLDKAGGDRKIAVYDLGGGTFDVSIIEIAEVDGEKQFEVLATNGDTFLGGEDFDKRVIDYLVEEFQKDQGIDLRKDPLALQRLKDAAERAKIELSSAQQTEVNLPYVTADASGPKHLNIKLTRAKLEALVDDLVKKTIDPCKVALNDAGLRASDIAEVILVGGQTRMPRVQAAVSEFFGKEPKKDVNPDEAVAIGAAVQGGVLAGDVKDVLLLDVTPLSLGIETLGGVFTKIIEKNTTVPTKASQTFSTAEDNQSAVTVHVLQGEREQARYNKSLARFDLTGIDAAPRGMPQVEVSFDIDANGIVHVTAKDKKTGKEQKVEIKAGSGLSDDEIQRMVADAEAHREEDKKFQELVGARNQADALIHSARSAIKDNGDKVPGDVIGRVEGAIAEVETAMKGDDKGQIEAKTRGLEEAAQALFAAAAAAQQPGADAGGPAASNNDDVVDAEFTEVKDDEKKQ; this is encoded by the coding sequence ATGGCAAAGATCATCGGCATCGACCTCGGCACGACCAATTCGTGCGTGGCGATCATGGACGGCGGCAAGGCCAAGGTCATCGAGAACAGCGAGGGCGACCGCACCACGCCGTCGATCGTGGCCTACACCAAGGACGGCGAAGTGCTGGTCGGCGCGAGCGCCAAGCGCCAGGCCGTCACCAACCCCAAGAACACCTTCTACGCGGTCAAGCGCCTGATCGGCCGCAAGTTCGGCGACGCCGAGGTCAAGAAGGACCTCGACCTGGTGCCGTACGCGATCATAGAGCACGACAACGGCGATGCCTGGGTCGCGACCAGCGACGGCAGGAAGCTCTCGGCGCAGGAAGTGTCCGCGCGCATTCTCGAGAAGATGAAGAAGACCGCCGAGGATTACCTGGGCGAGAAGGTCACCGAGGCCGTCATCACGGTCCCGGCCTACTTCAACGACAGCCAGCGCCAGGCGACCAAGGACGCCGGCAGGATCGCCGGCCTCGACGTCAAGCGCATCATCAACGAGCCGACCGCCGCGGCGCTGGCTTACGGCCTGGACAAGGCCGGTGGCGACCGCAAGATCGCGGTCTACGACCTCGGTGGCGGCACCTTCGACGTGTCGATCATCGAGATCGCCGAAGTCGATGGCGAGAAGCAGTTCGAGGTGCTGGCCACCAACGGCGACACCTTCCTCGGCGGCGAGGACTTCGACAAGCGCGTGATCGATTACCTGGTCGAGGAGTTCCAGAAGGACCAGGGGATCGACCTGCGCAAGGATCCGCTGGCCCTGCAGCGCCTGAAGGACGCGGCCGAGCGCGCCAAGATCGAACTGTCCAGCGCGCAGCAGACCGAGGTCAACCTGCCGTACGTCACCGCCGACGCGTCGGGCCCGAAGCACCTGAACATCAAGCTCACCCGGGCCAAGCTCGAGGCGCTGGTGGACGACCTGGTGAAGAAGACCATCGACCCGTGCAAGGTCGCGCTCAACGATGCCGGCCTGCGCGCCAGCGACATCGCCGAGGTCATCCTCGTGGGTGGCCAGACCCGCATGCCGCGGGTGCAGGCGGCGGTGAGCGAGTTCTTCGGCAAGGAGCCGAAGAAGGACGTCAACCCGGACGAGGCCGTGGCGATCGGCGCCGCGGTGCAGGGCGGCGTGCTGGCCGGCGACGTCAAGGACGTGCTGCTGCTGGACGTGACCCCGCTCAGCCTGGGCATCGAGACCCTGGGCGGCGTGTTCACCAAGATCATCGAGAAGAACACGACGGTGCCGACCAAGGCCTCGCAGACCTTCTCCACCGCCGAGGACAACCAGTCCGCGGTGACCGTGCACGTGCTGCAGGGCGAGCGCGAGCAGGCCCGCTACAACAAGTCGCTGGCCCGCTTCGACCTGACCGGCATCGACGCCGCGCCGCGCGGCATGCCGCAGGTGGAGGTGTCGTTCGACATCGACGCCAACGGCATCGTCCACGTGACGGCCAAGGACAAGAAGACCGGCAAGGAGCAGAAGGTCGAGATCAAGGCCGGTTCCGGCCTGTCGGACGACGAGATCCAGCGCATGGTCGCCGATGCCGAAGCGCATCGCGAGGAGGACAAGAAGTTCCAGGAACTGGTCGGCGCCCGCAACCAGGCCGACGCGTTGATCCACAGCGCGCGCAGCGCGATCAAGGACAACGGCGACAAGGTGCCGGGCGACGTCATCGGTCGTGTCGAGGGCGCGATCGCCGAGGTCGAGACCGCGATGAAGGGCGACGACAAGGGCCAGATCGAGGCCAAGACCAGGGGACTGGAAGAGGCCGCGCAGGCGCTGTTCGCGGCCGCCGCGGCCGCACAGCAGCCGGGCGCCGATGCCGGCGGTCCGGCGGCGTCGAACAACGACGACGTGGTCGACGCGGAGTTCACCGAGGTCAAGGACGACGAGAAGAAGCAGTGA
- a CDS encoding outer membrane protein assembly factor BamE, giving the protein MSRIALALLIAMATAGCGMLYKQPIYQGNLIEKSAIDQLQVGMDKQQVLTLLGTPSIADPFHHQRWDYTATQRLNRRGHTEVRNMTLWFENDQLAKWEGEYFAEQDKELSERMRRFGNLPKEKGNQQRR; this is encoded by the coding sequence ATGTCCCGCATCGCGCTCGCCCTCCTGATCGCCATGGCCACCGCCGGCTGCGGCATGCTCTACAAGCAGCCGATCTACCAGGGCAACCTCATCGAGAAGTCGGCCATCGACCAGCTCCAGGTCGGCATGGACAAGCAGCAGGTGCTGACCCTGCTCGGCACCCCGTCGATCGCCGATCCGTTCCACCACCAGCGCTGGGACTACACCGCGACCCAGCGGCTCAACCGCCGCGGCCACACCGAGGTCAGGAACATGACCCTGTGGTTCGAGAACGACCAGCTGGCGAAGTGGGAAGGCGAGTACTTCGCCGAGCAGGACAAGGAGTTGTCCGAGCGCATGCGCCGCTTCGGCAACCTGCCCAAGGAAAAGGGCAACCAGCAGCGCCGCTAG
- the recN gene encoding DNA repair protein RecN, with the protein MLRRLTLRDFAVVSASELEFGPGMTVISGETGAGKSLLVDALGFLSGLRADAGMVRHGAARAELHADFDPADAPAALDWLREQEFDDGQACTLRRTLRADGGSRAWINGRPATLSQLSQLAGLLVEIHGQHEHQALLEKSSQLALLDAFGRHDAPLAAVREAAARWSALLRERDALSRTGDVSERIDWLQHQLGELEREDLRPEALETLVAGHRRHAHAASLIAACDETLSGLSGDDEGPSLERRLQQLRGGLSRERAHEPRLEEVDAMLESAAIQIDEAALLLQRVRDDLDLDPVRFEAMDATLARLHELARKHRVAPEALADTRAAFAAELESLREAGTRLQVLDGEITTAAGAWREAADALGLARAATAGRLSQATTGLIGELGMGGGRFEVALEPVDRDRPDPQGGERVEFLVSANAGQPPRPLRRVASGGELSRVSLAIEVAALGSDAVPTMVFDEVDSGIGGAVAEIVGQKLRALGDSRQVLCVTHLPQVAAQGHAHYRVSKADRDGLTHSAVQRLDAKQRQEELARMLGGVEVSKEARAAAKRLLGNAG; encoded by the coding sequence ATGCTCAGGCGCCTCACCCTTCGCGATTTCGCCGTCGTCTCGGCCTCCGAACTCGAATTCGGCCCGGGCATGACGGTGATTTCCGGCGAGACCGGCGCCGGCAAATCGCTGCTGGTCGACGCGCTCGGCTTCCTGTCCGGCCTGCGCGCCGACGCCGGCATGGTCCGGCATGGCGCGGCGCGCGCGGAACTGCATGCCGACTTCGACCCCGCCGACGCGCCGGCCGCGCTCGACTGGCTGCGCGAGCAGGAGTTCGACGACGGACAGGCCTGCACCCTGCGTCGGACCCTGCGCGCCGACGGCGGTTCGCGCGCGTGGATCAACGGCCGGCCCGCGACCCTGTCGCAGCTCTCGCAACTGGCGGGGCTGCTGGTCGAGATCCACGGCCAGCACGAACACCAGGCGCTGCTGGAAAAGTCCAGCCAGCTCGCCCTGCTCGACGCCTTCGGCCGTCACGACGCGCCCCTGGCGGCGGTGCGCGAGGCGGCCGCACGCTGGAGCGCCCTGCTGCGCGAGCGCGATGCGCTGTCCAGGACCGGCGACGTGTCCGAGCGGATCGACTGGCTGCAGCACCAGCTCGGCGAGCTCGAGCGGGAGGACCTCCGCCCCGAGGCGCTGGAGACGCTGGTCGCGGGACACCGCCGGCATGCGCACGCGGCCAGCCTGATCGCGGCCTGCGATGAAACGCTGTCGGGCCTGTCCGGAGACGACGAAGGCCCGTCGCTCGAGCGGCGCCTGCAGCAGCTGCGCGGCGGCCTGTCGCGCGAGCGTGCGCACGAGCCCAGGCTGGAGGAAGTCGACGCCATGCTCGAGTCGGCCGCGATCCAGATCGACGAGGCCGCGCTGCTGCTGCAGCGCGTGCGCGACGACCTCGACCTGGATCCGGTCCGGTTCGAGGCGATGGACGCCACCCTGGCGCGTCTGCACGAACTGGCGCGCAAGCACCGGGTCGCGCCGGAGGCGCTGGCCGACACCCGGGCCGCGTTCGCTGCCGAACTCGAATCGCTGCGCGAGGCCGGCACGCGGCTGCAGGTGCTCGATGGCGAGATCACGACCGCCGCCGGCGCATGGCGCGAGGCCGCCGACGCCCTGGGCCTGGCACGCGCTGCGACCGCCGGACGCCTGTCCCAGGCCACCACCGGGCTGATCGGCGAACTCGGGATGGGTGGCGGCCGCTTCGAGGTGGCGCTGGAGCCGGTCGATCGCGACCGCCCCGACCCGCAGGGCGGCGAGCGCGTCGAATTCCTGGTCTCGGCCAACGCCGGGCAGCCGCCCAGGCCGCTGCGGCGCGTGGCGTCGGGCGGTGAGCTCTCGCGCGTCTCGCTGGCGATCGAGGTCGCCGCGCTCGGCTCGGACGCGGTGCCGACGATGGTGTTCGACGAGGTGGACTCGGGCATCGGTGGCGCGGTCGCGGAGATCGTCGGCCAGAAGCTGCGTGCGCTCGGCGACAGCCGCCAGGTGCTGTGCGTCACCCACCTGCCGCAGGTCGCCGCCCAGGGCCATGCCCATTACCGGGTCAGCAAGGCCGACCGCGACGGCCTCACCCACAGTGCGGTGCAGCGCCTCGATGCGAAGCAGCGCCAGGAGGAACTGGCGCGGATGCTCGGCGGGGTCGAGGTCTCGAAGGAAGCGCGGGCGGCGGCGAAGCGGCTGCTCGGGAACGCCGGCTGA
- a CDS encoding SAM-dependent methyltransferase: MTIPKSFAVLALYATLLSACAEEPSDPIPASQAPDATAPVEAAGKTADATPDDLAEAAQEDAAPGLVYRDAYTREARPPGYREPDVIYVPTPQPVVEAMLELAGVGPDDVLYDLGSGDGRIPITAARRFGIRAVGIDIEPVRIREANANARAAGVTDRVSFRQEDLFESDFSEATVVTLYLLPSLNRKLRPRLLAELEPGTRIVSHAFDMGDDWPPEQTRRIDSSVIHLWTVPER; encoded by the coding sequence ATGACCATACCGAAGTCGTTCGCCGTTCTGGCGCTGTACGCGACGCTGCTGTCCGCCTGCGCGGAGGAACCGTCCGACCCCATCCCGGCATCGCAGGCGCCCGACGCGACGGCGCCGGTCGAGGCGGCCGGTAAGACCGCCGATGCCACGCCCGACGACCTCGCCGAAGCCGCGCAGGAAGATGCCGCGCCCGGCCTCGTCTATCGCGACGCCTACACGCGCGAAGCGCGCCCACCGGGCTATCGCGAGCCCGACGTGATCTACGTGCCGACCCCGCAGCCGGTGGTGGAGGCGATGCTGGAGCTGGCCGGCGTGGGCCCGGATGACGTGCTCTACGACCTGGGCTCGGGCGACGGCCGCATCCCGATCACGGCGGCGCGCAGGTTCGGCATCCGCGCGGTCGGTATCGACATCGAGCCGGTGCGCATTCGCGAGGCGAACGCCAACGCCCGTGCCGCCGGCGTCACCGATCGGGTCAGCTTCCGCCAGGAGGACCTGTTCGAATCCGACTTCAGCGAGGCGACCGTGGTGACGCTGTACTTGCTGCCCAGCCTGAACCGCAAGCTGCGCCCCAGGCTGCTTGCCGAGCTCGAACCCGGCACCCGCATCGTCAGTCACGCCTTCGACATGGGCGACGACTGGCCGCCGGAACAGACCCGCCGCATCGACAGCAGCGTGATCCACCTGTGGACGGTGCCGGAGCGCTGA
- the hrcA gene encoding heat-inducible transcriptional repressor HrcA encodes MAVPPPRTHLDPRARQLLRTLIARHIRDGGPVGSQTLARHSGLDVSPATIRNILADLEDQGLLSAPHTSAGRIPTAQGYRVFVDSLLQVQPLPNAEMARLRGELAGGSGTTQSLLGSASELVSAMTHFVGVVSVPRREQFAFRHIDFVPLDGQRVMAILVFADHDVQNRIIQTRRPYDGSELERVANYLNAHFAGRPVAEIRATLVHELQAARDEMEALLSHTVELAEQALAPADSDDMLVAGQTRLIGVQDLSDLDRLRELFEAFARKREILQLLERTIRAPGVRIFIGEETGLAPLEGVSLVTAPYGAGGRVLGVLGVIGPTRMAYERVIPVVQAAADVLGAALNPEPPAP; translated from the coding sequence ATGGCCGTCCCTCCGCCCCGTACCCACCTCGACCCGCGCGCGCGGCAACTGCTGCGCACGCTGATCGCGCGGCACATCCGCGACGGCGGGCCGGTGGGCTCGCAGACCCTGGCCCGCCATTCGGGACTGGACGTGAGTCCGGCGACGATCCGCAACATCCTCGCCGACCTCGAGGACCAGGGGCTGCTGTCGGCGCCGCATACCTCGGCCGGACGGATCCCCACCGCCCAGGGCTACCGGGTGTTCGTCGATTCGCTGCTGCAGGTGCAGCCGCTGCCCAATGCGGAGATGGCGCGGCTGCGCGGCGAACTGGCCGGCGGTTCGGGGACCACCCAGTCGCTGCTCGGCAGCGCCTCGGAACTGGTCTCGGCGATGACCCATTTCGTCGGCGTGGTGTCGGTGCCCAGGCGCGAACAGTTCGCCTTCCGCCACATCGATTTCGTGCCGCTCGACGGGCAGCGGGTGATGGCGATCCTGGTGTTCGCCGACCATGACGTGCAGAACCGCATCATCCAGACCCGCCGCCCCTACGACGGTTCCGAACTGGAGCGGGTCGCCAACTACCTGAATGCGCACTTCGCCGGGCGGCCGGTGGCCGAGATCCGCGCCACCCTGGTGCACGAGTTGCAGGCCGCGCGCGACGAGATGGAAGCGCTGCTCTCGCACACGGTGGAACTGGCCGAGCAGGCCCTGGCCCCGGCCGACAGCGACGACATGCTGGTCGCCGGCCAGACCCGGCTGATCGGGGTGCAGGACCTGTCCGACCTCGACCGCCTGCGCGAGCTGTTCGAGGCATTCGCCCGAAAGCGCGAGATCCTGCAGTTGCTGGAGCGCACGATCCGGGCGCCCGGCGTGCGCATCTTCATCGGCGAGGAGACCGGGCTGGCGCCGCTGGAGGGTGTCTCCCTGGTGACCGCGCCCTACGGCGCCGGCGGCAGGGTGCTGGGGGTGCTGGGCGTGATCGGCCCCACACGGATGGCCTACGAACGCGTGATCCCGGTGGTGCAGGCGGCCGCCGACGTGCTCGGCGCCGCCTTGAATCCGGAACCGCCGGCCCCATAG
- a CDS encoding RnfH family protein — translation MRVQVIRAWRERFEAQELDLPEGANVADALAATRIAQAGLAGYAIHGERTTRDAPLHHGDRLELLEPLLADPKDNRRRRARAQADKPAR, via the coding sequence GTGCGCGTACAGGTGATCAGGGCCTGGCGCGAGCGTTTCGAAGCGCAGGAGCTCGATCTGCCGGAAGGCGCGAACGTCGCCGACGCGCTGGCGGCGACCAGGATCGCGCAGGCCGGACTCGCGGGCTATGCCATCCACGGCGAGCGCACCACGCGGGACGCGCCGCTGCACCACGGGGACAGGCTGGAACTGCTGGAGCCGCTGCTGGCGGATCCGAAGGACAACCGGCGCCGCCGCGCCCGTGCGCAGGCGGACAAGCCGGCGCGCTAG
- the smpB gene encoding SsrA-binding protein SmpB, translated as MAKQSGKDKANGDRTIALNKRARHDYHLEQRFEAGMALQGWELKAIRAGRANIGESYAVVRDGELYLFGAQITPLIQASTHVVADAHRTRKLLLHRREIDNLIGRVQRDGYTLVPTALYWKGNKVKAELALAKGKQSHDKRQVAKDRDWARDKQRVMRAHNRHA; from the coding sequence ATGGCCAAGCAGAGCGGCAAGGATAAGGCAAACGGCGACCGCACCATCGCCCTCAACAAGCGCGCGCGCCACGATTACCACCTCGAGCAGCGATTCGAGGCGGGCATGGCCCTCCAGGGCTGGGAGCTCAAGGCGATCCGCGCCGGCCGCGCGAACATCGGCGAGAGTTACGCGGTCGTGCGCGACGGCGAACTGTACCTGTTCGGGGCCCAGATCACGCCGCTGATCCAGGCCTCCACGCACGTCGTCGCCGACGCCCACCGCACCCGCAAGCTGTTGTTGCACCGGCGCGAGATCGACAACCTGATCGGCCGCGTGCAGCGCGACGGCTACACCCTGGTGCCGACCGCGCTGTACTGGAAGGGCAACAAGGTCAAGGCCGAACTGGCGCTGGCGAAGGGCAAGCAGAGCCACGACAAGCGGCAGGTGGCGAAGGATCGGGACTGGGCCCGCGACAAGCAGCGCGTGATGCGGGCGCACAACCGGCACGCCTGA
- a CDS encoding Fur family transcriptional regulator: MESMDLRKAGLKVTHPRMRILELLELKTPRQHMTAEDIYRQLLEQGDEIGLATVYRVLTQFEAAGLVVKHNFEGGHALYEIDRGDHHYHMVDVGTGHITEFESPEIVALLNKIAGEHGYALDEHSLVLYVRRKR, from the coding sequence ATGGAATCGATGGATTTGCGCAAGGCCGGGCTGAAGGTGACGCATCCGCGGATGCGCATCCTCGAGCTGCTCGAACTCAAGACCCCGCGCCAGCACATGACCGCCGAGGACATCTACCGGCAGCTGCTCGAGCAGGGCGACGAGATCGGCCTGGCCACCGTGTATCGCGTCCTGACCCAGTTCGAGGCCGCCGGCCTCGTGGTCAAGCACAACTTCGAGGGCGGCCACGCCCTGTACGAGATCGACCGCGGCGACCACCACTACCACATGGTCGACGTCGGCACCGGCCACATCACCGAGTTCGAGAGCCCCGAGATCGTGGCCCTGCTCAACAAGATCGCCGGCGAGCATGGCTATGCGCTCGACGAGCATTCGCTGGTGCTGTACGTGCGCAGGAAGCGCTGA